In the Brassica napus cultivar Da-Ae chromosome A7, Da-Ae, whole genome shotgun sequence genome, one interval contains:
- the LOC106353726 gene encoding protein OBERON 4-like has product MLSLFQTGDQKDVSLRIVDWRIRLSSPLLRLYFRYVSLTLISLSKKKKMKRLRSSSDLDSYNDNHTNVEGDPPFNSSSDRPLSASSHRWGRRGPLSPSRYDRDRGDDPAAGFSRSLSRRRSNLEFDGGSSNRRIKDPDARFGRDDRLLHRSESASSRRAFPKGFRSERERPNREASVSSSWRRFGGPGNDFGRDRRGHWDGERERERSVVKSPSWSRDESNEQVRVKVDSRNSRSRSKSLASPTWSKDSGSEQSKSVGKKSEEVYGGKSGSEMEEGELEPEPEPQSQPETVSGDQNNERIDSSFQEMKKNADFDDNDREMKTAESVEKEENVAEHATESMHTSQNNVNDSSTALASEHEVSDDRNTAVVNEVTDVVDDKEEEYQEEHEVKLEESLYPAVVPEQSQAEELNRVNGSDGNANAAEVESPKRVEENALGNTPFVSDSSVHKSEDKGKNLDVPFDDLHENAVFSERKPEDLTDRDRDEDDNFGGPSTRGFELFSRSPVRKTEQSGVSKPKDEKLLEPLDLSLSLPDVLLPIGGQDTNQPIGSPVRSGSVRSMTDTFRTDSEGFTMSMSFSGSRSFNHNPSCSLNHNIGDNEQSVHSRPIFQGIDWQALSHNDPRYNENTVYQKLMENGNGSAPPQSMKGILIPGQADEEHLRLTDGSSKAVDRLEKQLSFQKSVDLRSAGSLENGSKHHAEKKKAMDFFGGSISGISGINAGGDESFEIVMRYILSDSMHVMTKRFQEMTTRYIASLKEYIRQMMMNKDKNARLGVFQDALRNRTDITLEMLTKSHRAQLEILVSLKTERSDFLELDESISSTHLAEIYMNMRCKNLSCRVLVPVDECDCKVCSSKDGFCSACMCLLCSNFDMASNTCSWVGCDVCLHWCHTECGIRESYIRNGISASAARGTTEMQFHCVACNHPSEMFGFVKEVFLNFAREWKSERFCKELEYVSKIFSSSKDFRGKQLRQAVDAMLASLTSKLIDLPEACNKILGFISDFDSSTPGEACAPLRYEQPKPRHERGSPSQDTAWLRSVCSEKPHHQPKRSAGVVDGFHIERQGEIFGVETGSKRETQTEPRFEELESIVRMKQAEAAMFQGRADDARREAEGLKRIAIAKKEKIEEEYKRRMGKLSVEEVEERKRRKLEELVAMERGQREFYEMKMRMEEEMRGLLTKMEVTKRTLAL; this is encoded by the exons ATGCTATCACTGTTCCAAACCGGAGATCAAAAAGATGTGTCGCTGAGAATCGTTGACTGGAGGATAcgtctctcttctcctcttctacGTCTCTATTTCCGATACGTCTCCCTAACCCTAATctctctttcaaaaaaaaagaagatgaagcGACTAAGATCCAGCAGCGATCTCGACTCCTACAACGATAATCACACCAACGTGGAAGGAGATCCTCCGTTCAACTCCTCCTCGGACCGACCTCTCTCCGCCTCCTCCCACCGCTGGGGTCGCAGGGGGCCGTTATCCCCTTCTCGATACGACCGCGACCGCGGCGACGATCCCGCCGCTGGATTCTCGAGGTCGTTATCCCGGAGGCGATCCAATCTCGAGTTCGACGGTGGTAGTAGCAATCGGAGGATTAAGGATCCGGATGCGCGATTCGGCAGAGACGACAGGCTTCTCCATCGATCTGAGAGCGCTTCTTCGAGGAGGGCGTTTCCGAAGGGGTTTCGctcggagagagagaggcctAACAGGGAAGCTAGCGTGTCGTCTTCGTGGAGGAGGTTTGGTGGTCCTGGGAATGATTTTGGGAGAGATAGGCGAGGTCATTGGGATGgtgagagggagagggagaggagTGTTGTTAAGTCTCCTTCTTGGTCGAGAGACGAGAGTAACGAGCAGGTGAGAGTGAAGGTGGATTCGAGGAATTCGAGGTCTAGATCTAAGTCTTTAGCTTCTCCGACTTGGTCTAAAGACTCTGGGAGTGAGCAGTCTAAGAGTGTTGGCAAGAAAAGCGAGGAGGTGTATGGGGGTAAGAGTGGTAGCGAGATGGAGGAAGGAGAGCTGGAGCCTGAGCCTGAGCCACAGTCTCAACCAGAGACTGTATCTGGTGATCAGAACAATGAAAGGATTGATAGTAGCTTCCAGGAGATGAAGAAAAACGCTGACTTTGATGATAATGATAGGGAAATGAAAACAGCTGAGAGTGTTGAGAAAGAGGAAAATGTAGCTGAGCATGCGACAGAGAGCATGCATACTTCTCAAAACAATGTGAATGATAGTTCTACAGCTTTGGCTAGTGAACATGAGGTTAGCGATGACAGAAACACTGCTGTTGTCAATGAGGTTACAGATGTGGTCGATGATAAAGAAGAGGAATACCAGGAGGAGCATGAAGTGAAGTTGGAAGAAAGTCTTTATCCTGCTGTTGTTCCTGAACAGTCTCAGGCAGAGGAGCTTAATCGAGTGAATGGTAGTGATGGTAACGCCAACGCAGCAGAAGTTGAATCCCCAAAACGTGTTGAGGAAAATGCTCTAGGGAATACACCGTTTGTATCAGATAGCTCCGTCCACAAAAGCGAGGATAAAGGAAAAAATTTGGATGTACCGTTCGATGATTTACATGAAAATGCTGTCTTTTCTGAAAGAAAGCCTGAGGATCTTACTGACAGGGATAGAGATGAAGATGACAACTTCGGTGGACCAAGTACCAGAGGGTTTGAACTGTTTTCTAGGTCTCCGGTCAGAAAAACTGAGCAGTCAGGTGTCAGTAAGCCGAAGGATGAGAAGTTATTGGAGCCACTGGATCTTTCACTTAGTCTACCAGATGTGTTGTTGCCGATTGGTGGTCAGGATACCAATCAGCCTATTGGTTCACCAGTCCGTTCTGGAAGTGTTCGTTCTATGACAGACACGTTTCGTACTGATTCCGAGGGCTTCACCATGTCTATGTCCTTTTCAGGTTCACGTTCGTTTAATCACAACCCAAGCTGTTCGTTGAATCACAATATTGGAGATAATGAGCAGTCAGTTCATAGCCGACCTATATTTCAAGGTATAGATTGGCAGGCACTGTCTCATAATGATCCAAGGTACAACGAGAATACAGTCTATCAGAAACTGATGGAAAATGGAAATGGTTCAGCTCCTCCTCAGTCAATGAAAGGAATTTTAATTCCGGGTCAAGCTGATGAAGAGCATCTTAGATTGACCGATGGGAGCTCTAAGGCAGTAGATAGGCTTGAGAAACAGTTGAGTTTCCAGAAAAGTGTTGATCTTAGATCAGCTGGCTCTCTCGAAAACGGTTCTAAGCACCATGCTGAGAAGAAAAAAGCCATGGACTTTTTTGGTGGCAGTATCTCCGGAATAAGTGGCATTAACGCTGGTGGGGATGAATCTTTTGAGATTGTAATGAGATACATTCTCTCCGATTCGATGCATGTGATGACCAAGAGGTTTCAAGAGATGACCACGCGATACATAGCTAGCTTGAAGGAATACATCCGGCAGATGATGATGAACAAGGATAAGAATGCACGGCTTGGTGTTTTTCAAGATGCTCTGCGGAACAGGACTGATATTACACTGGAAATGCTTACAAAATCACATCGTGCTCAGTTGGAGATCTTGGTCTCTCTGAAAACAGAACGTTCTGATTTCCTTGAGCTGGACGAGAGTATCTCCTCTACACACTTAGCTGAGATCTACATGAACATGAGATGTAAAAACCTTTCATGCAGGGTTTTGGTGCCTGTGGATGAATGTGATTGCAAGGTTTGTTCAAGTAAGGATGGGTTCTGTAGTGCTTGCATGTGTCTTTTGTGCTCAAACTTTGATATGGCATCCAACACCTGTAGCTGGGTTGGGTGTGACGTGTGTCTTCACTGGTGTCACACGGAATGTGGGATACGAGAATCTTACATCCGGAATGGGATCAGTGCTTCTGCTGCTCGAGGAACGACCGAGATGCAGTTCCACTGCGTCGCATGTAACCATCCCTCGGAGATGTTTGGCTTTGTCAAAGAAGTGTTTCTGAATTTTGCAAGGGAATGGAAATCTGAGAGGTTTTGCAAGGAACTGGAATATGTCAGTAAGATATTCTCATCAAGCAAAGACTTTAGAGGGAAACAGCTTAGACAAGCGGTTGACGCGATGCTGGCAAGTTTGACAAGTAAATTGATAGACCTTCCTGAAGCATGCAATAAGATATTGGGTTTCATTTCAG ACTTTGATTCCTCCACACCCGGCGAAGCTTGTGCGCCGTTGAGATACGAGCAGCCAAAACCAAGGCACGAGAGGGGAAGCCCTAGTCAGGACACGGCATGGCTGAGATCGGTGTGTTCAGAGAAACCGCATCACCAGCCGAAAAGATCAGCAGGCGTAGTTGATGGATTCCACATAGAGAGACAAGGCGAAATATTTGGAGTCGAGACAGGTTCGAAAAGGGAAACTCAAACGGAACCTCGTTTTGAAGAGCTAGAGAGCATAGTGAGAATGAAGCAAGCAGAGGCGGCGATGTTCCAAGGGCGAGCGGATGATGCAAGAAGAGAAGCAGAGGGTCTGAAACGAATAGCTATAGCGAAAAAGGAGAAGATTGAGGAAGAGTACAAGAGGAGAATGGGGAAGCTGAGTGTGGAGGAGGTAGaggagaggaagaggaggaagctGGAGGAGTTGGTGGCAATGGAGAGAGGGCAGAGAGAGTTTTATGAGATGAAGATGAGAATGGAGGAAGAGATGAGAGGGCTTCTCACCAAAATGGAAGTGACGAAGCGTACTCTGGCCCTgtaa
- the LOC111199278 gene encoding UDP-glucose:glycoprotein glucosyltransferase isoform X3: MNQRPKNVQVAAKAKWQDLPNYTQHTVPIFSLPQEWLWCESWCGNATKSMARTIDLCNNPMTKESKLQGARRIVTECPDLDLGVQKFTEKILGEDMELNEPVAAAATENPNPSPSSDVSEDSEQDLESKAEL; encoded by the exons ATG AATCAAAGACCCAAGAACGTTCAAGTAGCGGCTAAGGCTAAGTGGCAG GATCTTCCTAATTACACTCAACACACTGTTCCTATATTTTCACTTCCTCAAGAGTGGCTGTGGTGTGAATCCTGGTGTGGAAACGCCACAAAATCCATGGCCAGAACTATCGATCTTTGCAATAATCCCATGACAAAGGAATCAAAGCTTCAG GGTGCTAGAAGAATAGTAACTGAATGTCCCGATCTTGATCTCGGGGTACAAAAATTCACAGAAAAGATCTTGGGTGAAGATATGGAACTCAACGAGCCTGTAGCTGCTGCTGCGACAGAAAATCCTAACCCTTCTCCTTCAAGCGACGTCTCTGAAGATTCAGAACAAGACCTGGAATCTAAGGCAGAACTGTAA
- the LOC111199278 gene encoding UDP-glucose:glycoprotein glucosyltransferase isoform X2 codes for MQNQRPKNVQVAAKAKWQDLPNYTQHTVPIFSLPQEWLWCESWCGNATKSMARTIDLCNNPMTKESKLQGARRIVTECPDLDLGVQKFTEKILGEDMELNEPVAAAATENPNPSPSSDVSEDSEQDLESKAEL; via the exons ATG CAGAATCAAAGACCCAAGAACGTTCAAGTAGCGGCTAAGGCTAAGTGGCAG GATCTTCCTAATTACACTCAACACACTGTTCCTATATTTTCACTTCCTCAAGAGTGGCTGTGGTGTGAATCCTGGTGTGGAAACGCCACAAAATCCATGGCCAGAACTATCGATCTTTGCAATAATCCCATGACAAAGGAATCAAAGCTTCAG GGTGCTAGAAGAATAGTAACTGAATGTCCCGATCTTGATCTCGGGGTACAAAAATTCACAGAAAAGATCTTGGGTGAAGATATGGAACTCAACGAGCCTGTAGCTGCTGCTGCGACAGAAAATCCTAACCCTTCTCCTTCAAGCGACGTCTCTGAAGATTCAGAACAAGACCTGGAATCTAAGGCAGAACTGTAA
- the LOC111199278 gene encoding UDP-glucose:glycoprotein glucosyltransferase isoform X1 gives MGLVSKHLTSIFKLVDRHGIILFQDLPNYTQHTVPIFSLPQEWLWCESWCGNATKSMARTIDLCNNPMTKESKLQGARRIVTECPDLDLGVQKFTEKILGEDMELNEPVAAAATENPNPSPSSDVSEDSEQDLESKAEL, from the exons ATGGGTCTTGTATCTAAGCACTTGACTTCTATTTTCAAACTTGTTGATAGGCATGGCATTATCTTGTTTCAGGATCTTCCTAATTACACTCAACACACTGTTCCTATATTTTCACTTCCTCAAGAGTGGCTGTGGTGTGAATCCTGGTGTGGAAACGCCACAAAATCCATGGCCAGAACTATCGATCTTTGCAATAATCCCATGACAAAGGAATCAAAGCTTCAG GGTGCTAGAAGAATAGTAACTGAATGTCCCGATCTTGATCTCGGGGTACAAAAATTCACAGAAAAGATCTTGGGTGAAGATATGGAACTCAACGAGCCTGTAGCTGCTGCTGCGACAGAAAATCCTAACCCTTCTCCTTCAAGCGACGTCTCTGAAGATTCAGAACAAGACCTGGAATCTAAGGCAGAACTGTAA
- the LOC106353724 gene encoding uncharacterized protein LOC106353724, translating to MKKRTIYSWGAATVIFLVLMIVTPTIPQSQAYHDFADQRTFFGIPNALNVISNFPFLIIGLIGLVLCFYPDDYFRFSLRGEKLGWTCFFVGVAAVAFGSSYYHLHPDDARLVWDRLPMTIAFTSIMAIFVIERIDEHKGTYSIVPLLLVGLVSILYWRFFDDLRPYALVQFVPCIVIPLMAILLPPMYTHSTYWLWAAGFYLLAKVEEAADKPIYSWTHHILSGHSIKHVCAAMVPVFLTLMLAKRSVQTERISLYKTWKISWTRSRGKGTEEESFECTYTNVAVEEAR from the exons ATGAAGAAGAGGACGATATACTCATGGGGAGCAGCGACTGTAATCTTCCTCGTTCTGATGATCGTCACTCCCACCATCCCTCAGTCTCAGGCCTATCACGATTTCGCCGATCAACGAACCTTCTTTG GGATCCCGAATGCTCTCAACGTCATCTCCAACTTCCCTTTCCTCATCATCGGCCTCATCGGTCTCGTCCTCTGCTTTTACCCAGATGATTACTTCAGATTCAG TTTGCGAGGTGAGAAGTTGGGATGGACTTGCTTTTTCGTTGGTGTGGCTGCTGTTGCTTTCGGTTCTTCTTACTACCATCTCCACCCTGATGATGCTCGCCTCGTCTGGGATCGCCTTCCT ATGACTATCGCATTCACATCCATCATGGCTATATTTGTGATCGAGAGGATTGATGAGCACAAGGGCACTTACTCCATCGTCCCTTTGCTTCTCGTTGGCCTTGTTAGCATTCTCTATTGGAG GTTTTTCGATGATCTACGTCCATATGCTTTGGTCCAGTTTGTTCCCTGCATTGTCATTCCACTTATGGCTATTCTCTTGCCTCCAATGTACACACATTCCACGTATTGGCTCTGGGCTGCAG gattctatCTCTTAGCCAAGGTGGAAGAGGCTGCAGATAAGCCGATATATAGCTGGACGCATCATATTCTTAGTGGTCATTCTATAAAACATGTGTGCGCTGCTATGGTCCCCGTCTTCCTTACCCTCATGCTCGCTAAAAGAAGCGTTCAAACCGAGAG GATTAGCTTGTATAAGACATGGAAGATATCATGGACGAGGAGTAGAGGGAAAGGAACAGAGGAAGAGAGCTTCGAGTGTACCTACACCAACGTAGCAGTCGAAGAGGCTCGGTAG
- the LOC106357031 gene encoding 3-ketoacyl-CoA synthase 7 has translation MGLSFRFIDQVLLISQTLLSFPHLLVISACLLIAVFSYHSFKPTHIYLIDFSCYQPPDFLRSPIANFIEHLNLSGIFDRECLDLQQKILERSGIGDDACVPVTVHEIPPHSSLSAAREETHDILFTVVQDLFSKHKIDPKSIDILVSNCSLFCPSPSITSIIINRFGMRSNVKSFSLSGMGCSAGLLSINLVKDLMKIHGGSLALVLSMEAVSPNGYKGKCKSMLIANTIFRMGGAAILLSNRDQDKDKAKYKLQHLIRTHLGSDDESYESVMQEVDEEGLVGVALSKQLVKVASKALKINVVELGPRVLPYSEQLKYIISFIKRKWGKQNEMYTPNFKKAFEHFCIHAGGRAIIEGVEKHLKLGKEDGEASRTTLYRYGNTSSSSLWYEMQYLEAKGRMKKGDRVWQIGFGSGFKANSAVWKCITKIDSRDKNAWSDRIHLYPVCGDASG, from the coding sequence ATGGGACTGAGTTTTCGTTTCATCGATCAAGTTCTCCTTATCTCCCAGACCTTACTGAGCTTTCCACACCTCCTGGTAATATCAGCCTGCCTCCTCATAGCAGTCTTTTCTTACCATTCCTTCAAACCAACACATATATACCTCATTGACTTCTCATGTTACCAACCTCCAGACTTCTTACGATCTCCAATCGCCAATTTCATTGAGCATCTAAACCTATCAGGTATATTCGACAGAGAATGCCTTGATCTCCAGCAGAAGATTCTAGAACGGTCAGGAATCGGAGATGACGCGTGCGTCCCCGTAACAGTCCATGAGATTCCACCACACTCTTCTCTCTCAGCAGCTAGAGAAGAAACTCATGACATCCTCTTCACTGTTGTCCAAGACCTTTTCTCAAAGCACAAGATAGATCCAAAGAGTATTGACATCCTCGTCTCTAACTGCAGCCTGTTTTGTCCTTCTCCATCCATAACCTCCATCATCATAAACCGGTTCGGCATGAGGAGCAACGTAAAGAGCTTCAGCTTGAGCGGAATGGGCTGCAGCGCGGGACTTCTATCGATAAACCTGGTCAAAGATCTTATGAAGATTCATGGTGGCTCTTTGGCGTTAGTGTTGAGCATGGAAGCAGTGAGTCCAAATGGTTACAAAGGGAAGTGCAAGTCAATGCTCATCGCTAACACAATCTTCAGAATGGGTGGAGCAGCGATTCTCCTCTCCAAcagagatcaagacaaggacaAGGCCAAGTATAAACTCCAGCATCTCATCAGAACTCATCTCGGATCAGACGATGAATCATATGAGAGTGTGATGCAGGAGGTTGATGAGGAAGGACTAGTGGGAGTAGCTTTGTCTAAGCAGCTTGTGAAGGTAGCATCAAAGGCCTTGAAGATCAACGTGGTGGAGTTAGGCCCTAGGGTGTTACCTTACTCGGAGCAGCTCAAGTACATAATCTCATTCATCAAAAGAAAATGGGGAAAGCAGAATGAGATGTACACACCAAACTTCAAGAAAGCTTTTGAGCATTTCTGTATACATGCTGGAGGAAGAGCGATAATAGAGGGTGTAGAGAAGCATCTGAAGCTGGGgaaagaagatggagaagcGTCAAGGACAACGTTGTACCGTTATGGGAACACATCTTCGTCTTCTTTGTGGTATGAGATGCAGTACTTGGAAGCTAAAGGTAGAATGAAGAAAGGAGATAGAGTATGGCAGATTGGGTTTGGAAGTGGGTTTAAGGCTAATAGTGCTGTTTGGAAATGCATTACAAAGATTGATTCAAGAGACAAGAATGCATGGTCTGATAGAATCCATTTGTATCCTGTTTGTGGAGATGCATCAGGTTAG